A segment of the Terriglobia bacterium genome:
AAACTTCCCCAGAAACAGCTTCCATTTTGTGAGGCAAGGTTTCTCTTGCAAGTAACCTCACCAAAGGCGTGGTGGGACGCTGCTCACTGGGACGCCATTCACTGAAGGCGCTTGACCACGGTGATAGTGACCTGCGACGGATACTGCTTCGAATGGTGTACGGCGTTGTGCGCCACGACACCCTGTACTTCGTCGTAGTTCCTGCCGCCGGTGTTCATGTTGCGGTCGAAGCGCGGGAAGTTGCTGCTCGACACCTCGATGCGGATCCGATGCCCGGCTTCGAAGTAGTTGCTGGTTGTCATCGGCTGCAGCGTCACCTTGTAGACCTTGTCCGGTGTCATCCAAGCCGGCGGCTTGTCGTACCCGTCACGATAGCGGAGGCGCTGAATGTTCTCGTCCAGGTTATAGGCCCGCCCGTCGGGATACACGTCGATCAGCTTCACCGTAAAGTCGGTGTCCTTCGCGTCCGACGAAACGTAAAGCGTCACATCTATCGGGCCGCTCACTTCGATCCCTTCCCTGAATGGCTCGGTTGTATAGACCAGGATGTCGGGGCGCGACGCCTCCATTTTGCGCTGGTCAAAGGCGCCGCCGGCGACAGCATTGCCCGTGCAGCAGACGTTTCCGCCATAGGAAGGCACCGGATTCATGGGATCGTAGCTGAAGCGGTCCGGGTTGTCCGCAGCCGGCGCGGCCGCAGCCAGGGCGCCGTCGCCCTCGAGCGTGTTGGCCTTGCCGCCGCTCGTGAGGAAGAAGGTCATCGGCTGAGCGCCCTTCGGCGGCCATGTGTCCGACGTCTGCCACTTGTTGATCCCCATCGTGTAGTAACGAACCTTGGGCATGGTGTCGAGGATGCGGTTGTCCTCTCCCTTGAGGAAGTGGTCGAACCAGCCGTAGGTGAGCGCGTCATAGTCGAGCCGGGCGTCGCCCATGCTGCGCTCCCCGACCACGGTGTTATCGGTGGCGCGCTTGTAACCGCAGTGGAGCGTGGGCGCGATCACCGCGTACTGCTGGTTGGCGATTTCCGGTCTGGCCGTCTTGCGCACATAGTTGTATGCGGCCAGATTCGGTCCCACCGACACGTCGTACCACGACATGAACCAGAGCCCCGGCACGTTGATCGTCATGTTGTCGTGCCAGAGCCCGCCGCGATACCACGCCGGATCGTTCGGCGCGCGCTGGATCATCGCGCCGCCGGTGTCGACGGGCATCGGGTCGGCGAAGATCCCGTGCGGCCCGTCCACGGCCTTGATAATGTCCATCTCGGGAAGGTGCCGGAGCGCCTGCGACCAGTCGACGGGCGGCAGCTGCTGCGCAAGGTCGAAGGACTTCGACACGCGGATCAGGTTCTCCTGCGACATCCCCGGCGGGAACTGCGGCCTCACCTGGTTCTGCTCCCCGTAGAGCCAGGTGATGAAGAGCATCTGGACGGCGCCGCCGCGATACCAGTTCCCCTGCTCGTAGTACGGGCCCACGCGGCCCACGCCGGCGCCGAATCCCTGCGGGATCATCGCGGCGAAGGCCGGGTTGCCGAGAGCGGCGACTCCCAGCTGCCATTCGGCGGTTGACGAGCACCCGATCGTACCGACCTTGCCGTTGGACCAGGGCTGCTTCCCGATCCACGAAATGGCATCGTAACCGTCGGTGCGCGGGGGGCCGAGGATGTCGTAGTTGCCCTCGGAGAAGAAGTGGCCGCGCTCGTTCATCTGGACGTAAGCGTAGCCGCGCTTCACCGCGTCCAGCTGGGTTGACATGTCGGCGGGCGCGCCGTTGCGGATGTCCCAATAGTTGAAGTTGTAGGGTGTACGCACAAAAATCGCCGGGTGCTTCCTGGAATTGTCCTTTGGGCGATAGACATCGGTCGCCATGCGCTTGCCGTCGCGCATCGGCACCATAAGCTTGCGCTCGATGACGGCGACTGACTCCAGGGCTTTCTCAGTCGCGTTGCGCTGGGCGATGAGTTCGGGGTTTGCGCCGCCTCGTCCTTGTGGCAAGGCGCCAAGTCCGGTGACCAGGATTCCAGCCGTGACAAAAATCAAAGAACGGATCAATGGGTATCGCATAGGCTCACTCCGTAGGCGCATCTTACACCATAAACATACCGCGGCGGCCATATTTGCCGGTCACACCGTGGGCGCCAGTCGCCAGACGCCAGGACAAATCGAACAGCGCTGACTAGACCAGACAATGTTCTGTCGGCAGCACAACTGGGGTCGCGTCTGGCAGACGCGATCCACCTGCTGTCGGGCCTCTTCAATTGACGTCCGGGTGGCGCATGGCTACAATTCGCCCCGGGTGCACCGAGCGGGAGGGCCGATCATGCAGGATTACGAGAAGATGGGCGCGTTCTACCTGGGCCGGGCCTACGACCTGGATACCAGAATGACGAAAGAGGATCTGATTCTGTACGACTCCAAGGACCTGGTCACGCACGCCGTGTGCGTCGGTATGACAGGCAGCGGGAAGACCGGCTTGTGTATTGCGCTGCTTGAAGAAGCGGCGATCGACAATATCCCGGCCATCATTATCGATCCCAAGGGTGACCTGGCCAATCTGCTTCTGACTTTTCCCCAACTCCGCAGTGAGGATTTCCTGCCGTGGATCAACGTGGAGGATGCGCAGAGGAAGGGACTCACGCCCCAGGCGTATGCCGGCCAGCAGGCTGAGTTGTGGAAGAAGGGCCTGGCCGACTGGGGCCAGACCGGTGACCGGATCCGGAGCCTGCAGGATGCCGCCGACATCGCGATTTACACGCCGGGCAGCAGTGCAGGCATCCCGGTTTCGATCCTCAAATCGTTCTCCGCGCCCGATCCGGCGATCCGTGATGATGGTGAACTCCTGCGCGAACGGATCGAGACCACGGTCACCAGCCTGCTCGCCTTGTTGGGAATAGAGGCCGACCCGATCCGGAGCCGCGAGCATATCCTGCTATCGACGATCCTCGATTGGGCCTGGAAGCAGGGGCGGGATCTGGATCCGGCAGCCCTCATCCAATATATTCAGGTGCCGCCGGTAAGCAGGATCGGCGTACTGGACCTCGATACGTTCTATCCTCCGAAGGACCGCTTTGCCCTGGTGATGGCGCTCAACAACATGTTGGCCGCGCCGGGCTTCGGTTCCTGGCTGGAAGGCGAAGCGCTCGACATCGGCCGGGTTCTGCACGGGGCTTCAGGCAAGCCGCGGCTGGCTGTGTTCTCGGTCGCGCACCTGGACGATGCCGGCCGCATGTTTTTTGTCTCGCTGCTGCTGAATCAGGTATTGGGCTGGATGCGCACCCAGTCGGGCACAACCAGCCTGCGTGCCGTTCTTTACATGGATGAGATCTTCGGCTATTTCCCGCCGGTGGCGAACCCGCCGTCGAAGAAGCCGCTGCTCACGCTGCTCAAGCAGGCGCGCGCGTTCGGCCTGGGCATCGTCCTGGCCACCCAGAACCCGGTGGACCTGGATTACAAGGGCTTGTCCAACGCGGGAACCTGGTTCATCGGCAGGCTGCAAACCGACCGGGACAAACAGCGCGTGCTCGACGGCCTGGAAGGGGCGGCTGCGGGAGCGGGCTCGGGCTTCGACCGGCAGCGAATGGAGCAGGTGCTGGCCGGCCTGAGCAATCGCGTCTTTCTGATGAACAACACGCACGAAGATGCGCCGGTGGTGTTTCAGTCGCGCTGGACTTTGTCTTACCTGCGCGGGCCGCTGACACGCGACCAGATCAGGGTGTTGATGGATCCGCGCAAGGCTTCGAGTCCGGCCCCGCCGCCCGTCGAATCGCCGGCACTGCCGGCCGCTCCGGCAGCACCAGCCGTGTCCGCCGCGCCCATGCCGTCGCTCCCCCCCGAAGTGTCGCAGTTTTTCATTCCTGCGCGCGGCAACAAGCCGGCCGGGAGCAGGCTGCTCTATCAGCCCGCGATCTTCGGTGCGGCAAGGGTAAACTTCGTGGATGCCAGGACGAAGGTGGAGGCGCTGCAGGAGGCCGTTTTCACAACGCCGGTGACGGATGAAGCCGTACCGGTCAGTTGGGACAAGGCGCAGGCGGCGCAAGTTGCCGTCTCGGATCTGGAGAAGAGTCCTCAAGACGCGCCGCAGTTCGCCGAGTTACCGGCCGCCGCAGCAAGGGCAAAAAACTACCCCGCCTGGAACAAGGATTTTGTGTCCTGGCTGTATGGGACGCAATCACTCCAACTGTTCCGGAGTCCGGGTACCGGGGTGTGCGCCGGACCGGGGGAGACCGAACGCGACTTCCGCATACGGTTGCAGCAGACTGCCCGTGAACGGCGTGACCAGATGGTCGCGGAGCTTCGGCAAAGGTACGCGCCCAGGGTCGCAGCCCTGCAGGAACGGATCCGCAGAGCGCAAGAGGCCGTGGAGCGCGAACAGGCCCAGGCCCGGCAGCAGAAGATACAGACCGCGATCTCGTTCGGCACGACGCTGCTGGGCGCGGTGCTGGGCCGCAAGACCGTCAGCGCCTCCACCCTGGGCAGGGCCGCGACCGCCGCGCGCGGCGTCGGCCGGACGATCAAGGAAGGGCAGGATGTGGGACGGGCGGAGGAGACAGCTGCCGTGCTGCAGCAGCAGTTGGCCGATCTGAACGCCGAGGCCGAAACGGCCGCGGCCGGCTTGCAGTCGAGGGTTGATCCTCTGACCGAACTATTGGAGACGATCACCATCAAGCCGAAGAAGACAGACATCTCGGTGCAATTGGTCACATTGGTGTGGCTGCCCTATTGGTGCCACGCGCAAGGCACCGCCACGCCGGCTTGGATCTGAATTTTCAGACCGCAAAGCCCACGAAATACGCGAAAGGGATTTTGCCTATTTCGTGTGTTTCGTGGTCAGCTTAAGGGGCTATAATCCTGATCCGGTAACGCCCTATGGAAGGAATTTCAGTCATTGGCGCAGGCAGTTGGGGAACGGCGCTCGCCATCACGCTCGCGCGCAAGGGCCGCCCGGTCAAGCTGTGGGCCTACGAACGCGAAGTGGCAGAGAGCATCCGTGCGCGCCGCGAAAACGAAGTCTTTTTGCCCGGGGCGATGCTGCCGCCCAATGTTGCCGCGACCAACGATCTCAAGGAGGCTCTCGATGGCGCAGGCATCGTGCTCACGGTCATGCCGTCGCACATCTGCCGGAGCTTATTTGAGCGCATGATCCCCGATCTGAAGCCCGGCATGATTTTCGTCAGCGCCACCAAGGGGATCGACACCGAAGGTCTGATGCGCATGAGCGAGATTATACGGGCTGCAGTCGCGCCGCACTTCGAGCCGCGGTTGTGCGTGCTTTCGGGGCCGAGTTTCGCCAGGGAAGTTGCACACGGCGATCCGACGGCCGTCGTCGTCGCCTCGGAGGAGCGCGCGCTGGCGAAGACGGTTCAGAACGAGTTGTCCTCCACGACCCTGCGCCTGTACACGTCGAGCGATGTGGTGGGTGTCGAAATGGGCGGCGCTCTCAAGAATGTGATTGCCATTGCAGCCGGAGTCATCGAAGGGCTCGGTCTCGGTCACAATGCCACGGCGGCCCTTTTGACCCGCGGGCTCGCCGAGATGACGCGGCTTGCCTGCGCTTGCGGCGCGCGGCGTGAAACCATGGCCGGGCTGGCCGGCATCGGCGATCTGGCCCTCACATGCACGGGCAGCCTCAGCCGCAACCGCACCGTCGGAGTCGAGCTGGGAAAAGGGAGGAAACTGGCGGACATCATCAGCTCCATGCGCATGGTTGCCGAGGGGGTCAAAACGACGCGGGCCACGATGGCGCTCGCCGAACGGCACCGCGTCGACGTCCCGATCACGCAGCAGGTGAATCGCATACTCGAAGATGAAGTTTCCCCTCGAGAAGCGATCCGGGAGCTGATGGAGCGGTCCCTCAAGGAGGAATGAGGATGCTGGGCCTCTCCCTGGAGTGCGGCATCCTGCCGCCGCCTTGGGACCACGCAAAGCAGGCCGATGAACGACAAGGCGCACGCAAACTTGCGCACTCCAAGGGTATCGTCGCAAATTCCAGGTAGGAGGCGTTATGGCCTCAGGAGATTCGATTGCGGAGGTCGCCGGCCGCATCAGGTCCGCCTTGCGCATCACCGTTCTTACCGGCGCGGGCGTGTCGGCTGCCAGCGGAGTTCCGACATTTCGCGGACCCCAGGGTCTCTGGAGAAATCACGCACCGGAGAAGCTTGCCACGCCGGAAGCGTTTGAGAGCGATCCCAAACTGGTGTGGGAATGGTACAACTGGCGGCGCGAGCTGATTGCAAAGTGCCGTCCGAACGCAGCCCACACCGTCCTCGCCGCCTGGAGCCGGCGCTATCCTCGGTTCACGCTGATCACCCAGAATGTCGATGGCTTGCATGAGAAGGCCGGAGCCGTGAACGTGGTGCGGTTTCACGGGTCGATCTGGGAGGTCCTCTGCCGGCAGCGCTGTCCCTCCGCGCCGGCGCGCTGGTGGGACGACAGCGTTCCGCTCCCGAAGATCCCGCCGCAATGCCCTTACTGCAACGGGCTCTTGCGTCCGGGAGTCGTCTGGTTTGGCGAGAGCATCGATCCCGAGGTGCTGGAACGATCCCTGCAAGCCACTGTATGTGAGGTGTTCATGACCGTGGGAACCTCCGCGGTCGTGTACCCGGCGGCGGGCCTGGCACGCGAAGCCCGCAGCCAGGGGGCGTTCACGGTCGAAATCAATCCCGAGAGTACCCCGAGTTCCGGCGCAGTGGACCTGGCAATCCAGGAACCGGCGGAAGAAGTGCTTCCGGTCCTGGAGTCCCTTCTGCTGGGGAGTCACGAAAGCCACGGAACCGCATAGCCGCGCCAGAAAATCTCAGCGCAGAGACCGCAGAGAAAGCTCCAGGGCTCGCATGCACTGGTAGGCATCCCCGCTGGTTTTCTCTGCGATCTCCGCGCACTCCGCGTTGAGATCGTTGAGGTCAGCGTTTATCCAGCAGGGCCAGCTCGCGGGCGAAAACGGAGTTCTGAGGAAACTGGCGGTTCAGGTCTGCGAACAGCGCGCGTGCACGATCATTCTGATGTTCACGCTCTGCGACGAGAGCCAGCAACGCCTTGGCGAGCGGCTGCAGGTAGTGCCCATGATCGGCAGCCTGCTGGAGTTGCTCCATCCCGCGCTGCCGGTCGCCATGGTATCCCCCGAACCACAGCAACACCCGCTTGTAGACCGGCAGGCAGCCGATGATATAGTTGGCGGCGCCGAGCGCGACATAGGCGTCACCGGCGTTGGGCTGCACTGCCAGAAGGCGTGTGGCTTCGACCTCCGCCTTGCGGATCAGGCGGAGGCTGGCGAGCGGTTGCCTGGCGATGAGGGCCTCGTAGTCCCCCTCCATGCCATCCGCAAGGGTCAGGACTAAGAGTCCATCCGGATCCCTGGGTTCCGTCCCCAGGCGCCGTTCCGCCATAAGGCGCGCGCGCCGGTTGTTTTCTAGAAAGGACGTCTTGTGCTTATCGTCGGCTGTGCCGGCGATGCCGCCGAGGAGCTTGTCGTCATCGAGGAAAAACGACGAAGTCAAGATGCCTTGATGATTGAATTCTTCGAAGAGGTAGCTGGCCGCCTCTGCGGCCGGCCCCAGCGGGTCAGCGGGATGCTCTTTTTCGAAAGTGCGGATCTCACCTCGGGCGTCGTCGAAGCGCAACTGATACATCAGATTGAAGCCGGCCTCGAGCTGCGGCTTTTCCGGAGTGTCGAACCCAAGCGCCGCCAGCGTTATCGTCAATGTCCAACCCGGCAGACTCCAAAACAGTTTTCGCATCCTGACGGTCCTTTCTCGTCGTCAAACTGCGCCGGGCAAATTCTAACGCAGCGGCGGCCCTGGTGATAGGTGCGCCGCATGACTCAATACCGGCCTACTCTCGAGTCCCAGGCTGAATTCCTCATGAAGCAGAAGCGCTGGCGCCGGCGGCGCGGCAAAAGCTCTTGCACGCCGACCAAGGCCGAACGGTCGGCGCCGGTCAGCGTTTCTCCGCGTCCAAAACTGCATTTTGGTCGCACATAGATGAACAACCCGGGCTGAAAGCGCCTCAAAAACTCAAAGACTCGAAGCCGCGAACAGAGACAGCGGTGAGATGAATTCCGCTCCGGGGCCATGGTCATGCGATCAGGTGCCGGGCACGCTCTTCCACCGTGCGGCGGATGGCCTCGAGGTGGGACTCGTTATCGGCTTCGAAGCGCAGCACCAGGACCGGCTGCGTGTTGGAAGCACGAACCAGGCCCCAGCCATGCTCGAAAATGATCCGGGCGCCGTCCACGTCTATGACTTCGTGAGTGTTCCGGAAATCCTCGGTCAGAGCGCGCACGACGTCGAATTTCCTTTCGTCCGGGCATTCGAGCCTGATCTCAGGGGTATAGACTGTCCGCGGCAGCGAGGCCAGCAGGCTCGAGATCGGTTCGTCGGTCCCGGACATGATCTCGAGCAGCCGCGCGCCTGCATACACGGCGTCATCGTAGCCGAAATAGCGATCGGCAAAGAAAAGGTGCCCGCTCATCTCGCCCGCGAGGGCCGCGCCTGCTTCCTTCATCTTGGCCTTGATCAGGGAGTGGCCGACTTTCCACATGATCGGATTGCCGCCGTGGCGCCTGATGTCGTCGAATAACGTCTGCGAGCATTTGACCTCGGCGATGAACGTCGCGCCGGGACGGTCCCGCAGGATGGCGCGCGAAAAGATCACCATCAGCTGGTCGCCCCAGATGATCCGGCCGCGTTCGTCGACGACGCCGATGCGATCGCCGTCGCCGTCAAAGGCCATCGCCAGGTCGGCGCCGCGCTCGTGCAGGAGGTCGATCGCGAAGCGCATATTCTCCACGATCGTGGGGTCCGGATGATGGTTCGGAAAGCGCCCGTTCGGGTCGCAGAAGAGTTCGAGCACGTCGCAACCCAGTGCGCGATACAGGGGCGCGCCCACAAAACCGCCCACACCGTTGCCGCCGTCGACGACCACCTTCAGACGGCGCGAACCCATGCGGATGCCCTCGGTGATATGCTCGTGGTATTGAGGCAGCACGTTCCGCACTTCTACCGCGCCGCCGCCGGATGCGAAGGCGCGGGCAACAGCTATGTCTTTGATCTCCTGGATCCGGTTCCCGTAAATCGTACTCTTTCCAAGGCACACCTTGAATCCGTTGTTGTCGCTGGGATTGTGGCTTCCGGTGATCATCACTCCGGCGTCCACGCCCTGCGTGAACAGCGTGAAGTAGAGCACCGGTGTCGGCACCATGCCGGCGTCCAGCACATCGCAGCCGGTTTCATTGAGGCCCTGCACCATCAGGTCGCGGAACCGCGGCGAACTCTCTCTGGCGTCGCGCCCGAGACTCACGCGCCGGGCTCCGTTATTTCTGAAATAGGTTCCGAAAGAGCGCGCGAGGTCCAGGACGGTCGCATCGGTCAAATCCTTGCCAACCACCCCTCGAATATCGTACTCGCGAAAAATGTGGGTATTCATGAGCTTCCTTGATCACCCAAGCCCGATCGGTGCTCTTCGTTTGTTTTTATCGGCTGGCGAGGCCGCCGGCGATTTCGCCGCCGTCGAGCGGGTAGACGTGGCCGGTGATGTAGGCGGCATCATCCGATGCGAGGAAGGCAAACAAGGCAGCCACTTCTTCCGGTCGGGCGTGCCGCTTCAATGGCAACTTCCGGTTTACTTCCTCGAGCATCTGATCGGTGTATTCGGCGCGCTGCATGGGAGTAAGAACATAACCCGGTGCGACGGCATTCACACGCACCGCCGGCGCGAGCTCCAGCGCCATGGAACGCGTCAATTCGATAACGCCCGCCTTGCTGGTGTTGTAGTCCGCATAGTATGGATATCCCACAATGCCGTTTGTGGACGCCGTGTTGAGGATCACGCCGCCCCCGCGCTGGACCATGTGACGGGCGGCAGTTTGAGCGACGTAGAAGCAGCCGGTGAGATTCACCGCGATGACGCGCGCCCACTCGTCGGGTGTGATCTCAAGAAACGGGTGGCGGATGCTGATGCCGGCATTGTTAATCAGCACGTCCACTCCGCCCATGAGTTTGAGGGCTTCCGCGAAGGCTGCCTGCACCTGATCGAGATGTGTCACGTCGTAAATCAGGGAGCCCGACAAATGAGGCAACTCTTTGAGGATTAAGGCCCCGCCATGCGTATCCCGGTCGAGCACGCACACGCGGGCGCCTTCCTCCAGGAAGCGCGCCGCAGTCGCCGCGCCGATCCCGCTCGCTCCTCCGGTGACCAGCACTGTCTTGCCGTTCAGCCCGCGCATGCTGTGTCCCCCTCGGGAGGAAGATAGGATGTTTGAGAGTGTCATGCAATACAAATGATGACTGACGAGTCCTGCATGCGTCCGTCGTCATTTCTTCAGGTATTCCAGTGCCAGGCTGCTCATGAGCAGGGTGGCTTGCGGCAGCGCCCTTTCGTCGATGTCGAATGCCGGGTGGTGGTGTGGAAATTCCGTGCCGTCGCCCATGCCGAAGAAGAGGAAGGCGCCCGGGACTTGCTGCAAGTAATAGGCAAAATCCTCGCCGCCCATGACCGGAGCGGCTTCCTGAACGCACCCTGCGCCCAGCGTTCTCCGCGCGACTTCCAGGACGAGATCGCTCATCGCCGCGTTGTTGACCAGCGCCGGGTACCCGCGCTCATATTTCAGGATGCCTTTGGCGCCGAAAATCCGGCAGGTTCCTTCCATGATTTCTTCGATCCTTTTCTCGATCAGGCGTTGGATTTCCCGGTCGAAGGTCCGGACGGTGCCGTAGATCGAAGCCTGCGAAGGGATGATATTGTGCGCGAATCCCCCTTCGATCTTTCCAACCGTGACCACAGACGCCTGCAGTGGATCCACATTCCTGCTGACGATGCTCTGCAGATTCACGACCAGCTGGGAGGTGGCCAGGATCGGGTCTACCGCCACCTGAGGCATGGCTCCGTGGCCGCCCTTGCCGGCAACCGTGATTGCGAACTCGTCGGTTGAAGCCATCATGGCGCCTCGCAAGCAGGCGACGGTGCCGGTGGGGAAGCCCTGCCACAGGTGGAGTCCGAAGATTGCATCCACATCCTGAAGTGCTCCCTCGGCGATCATCTGGCGGGCTCCACCGGGAAGTTTTTCCTCAGCCGGCTGAAAGAGAAACACGATCTTACCCGGGAATTCTCCGCTTCTCCGGGACAGGAGGCTGGCGGCGCCCATCAAAATGGCCATGTGCCCATCGTGGCCGCAGGCATGGCAGGCCCCCGGGTTTTCAGATGCGTAGTCTTTATCGCCTTCCTCTTTGAGGGGAAGGGCATCCATGTCGGCCCGCAATGCAATGGTTTTTCCGCCGGGCATCCCCTGCAGCTCTCCGATCAGCCCTGTACCCGCGCAGGCTCGAACCTGAAGGGCAAGGCTCTCCAGGAACTGCCGGATGACGGCAGAGGTTCGATGTTCCTGGCAGGCGATCTCGGGGTGGCGGTGGAAGTCACGGCGCCAGCGGATCAGTTCTTCCGCAAGTGATTGCGCCTCGTCTCTCAGTCGCTCGATCATGGCTCCTCCCATGTCTGGAAGCTTAACATGCGGGAGCCGTCCAGGACCCTACTGAATCCTTGTTTCATTGCCATCCGCCTTATCCGTCGTTTTTTCCCCTATGTACGCTTAA
Coding sequences within it:
- a CDS encoding DUF87 domain-containing protein encodes the protein MQDYEKMGAFYLGRAYDLDTRMTKEDLILYDSKDLVTHAVCVGMTGSGKTGLCIALLEEAAIDNIPAIIIDPKGDLANLLLTFPQLRSEDFLPWINVEDAQRKGLTPQAYAGQQAELWKKGLADWGQTGDRIRSLQDAADIAIYTPGSSAGIPVSILKSFSAPDPAIRDDGELLRERIETTVTSLLALLGIEADPIRSREHILLSTILDWAWKQGRDLDPAALIQYIQVPPVSRIGVLDLDTFYPPKDRFALVMALNNMLAAPGFGSWLEGEALDIGRVLHGASGKPRLAVFSVAHLDDAGRMFFVSLLLNQVLGWMRTQSGTTSLRAVLYMDEIFGYFPPVANPPSKKPLLTLLKQARAFGLGIVLATQNPVDLDYKGLSNAGTWFIGRLQTDRDKQRVLDGLEGAAAGAGSGFDRQRMEQVLAGLSNRVFLMNNTHEDAPVVFQSRWTLSYLRGPLTRDQIRVLMDPRKASSPAPPPVESPALPAAPAAPAVSAAPMPSLPPEVSQFFIPARGNKPAGSRLLYQPAIFGAARVNFVDARTKVEALQEAVFTTPVTDEAVPVSWDKAQAAQVAVSDLEKSPQDAPQFAELPAAAARAKNYPAWNKDFVSWLYGTQSLQLFRSPGTGVCAGPGETERDFRIRLQQTARERRDQMVAELRQRYAPRVAALQERIRRAQEAVEREQAQARQQKIQTAISFGTTLLGAVLGRKTVSASTLGRAATAARGVGRTIKEGQDVGRAEETAAVLQQQLADLNAEAETAAAGLQSRVDPLTELLETITIKPKKTDISVQLVTLVWLPYWCHAQGTATPAWI
- a CDS encoding NAD(P)-dependent glycerol-3-phosphate dehydrogenase codes for the protein MEGISVIGAGSWGTALAITLARKGRPVKLWAYEREVAESIRARRENEVFLPGAMLPPNVAATNDLKEALDGAGIVLTVMPSHICRSLFERMIPDLKPGMIFVSATKGIDTEGLMRMSEIIRAAVAPHFEPRLCVLSGPSFAREVAHGDPTAVVVASEERALAKTVQNELSSTTLRLYTSSDVVGVEMGGALKNVIAIAAGVIEGLGLGHNATAALLTRGLAEMTRLACACGARRETMAGLAGIGDLALTCTGSLSRNRTVGVELGKGRKLADIISSMRMVAEGVKTTRATMALAERHRVDVPITQQVNRILEDEVSPREAIRELMERSLKEE
- a CDS encoding phosphomannomutase/phosphoglucomutase translates to MNTHIFREYDIRGVVGKDLTDATVLDLARSFGTYFRNNGARRVSLGRDARESSPRFRDLMVQGLNETGCDVLDAGMVPTPVLYFTLFTQGVDAGVMITGSHNPSDNNGFKVCLGKSTIYGNRIQEIKDIAVARAFASGGGAVEVRNVLPQYHEHITEGIRMGSRRLKVVVDGGNGVGGFVGAPLYRALGCDVLELFCDPNGRFPNHHPDPTIVENMRFAIDLLHERGADLAMAFDGDGDRIGVVDERGRIIWGDQLMVIFSRAILRDRPGATFIAEVKCSQTLFDDIRRHGGNPIMWKVGHSLIKAKMKEAGAALAGEMSGHLFFADRYFGYDDAVYAGARLLEIMSGTDEPISSLLASLPRTVYTPEIRLECPDERKFDVVRALTEDFRNTHEVIDVDGARIIFEHGWGLVRASNTQPVLVLRFEADNESHLEAIRRTVEERARHLIA
- a CDS encoding SDR family oxidoreductase produces the protein MRGLNGKTVLVTGGASGIGAATAARFLEEGARVCVLDRDTHGGALILKELPHLSGSLIYDVTHLDQVQAAFAEALKLMGGVDVLINNAGISIRHPFLEITPDEWARVIAVNLTGCFYVAQTAARHMVQRGGGVILNTASTNGIVGYPYYADYNTSKAGVIELTRSMALELAPAVRVNAVAPGYVLTPMQRAEYTDQMLEEVNRKLPLKRHARPEEVAALFAFLASDDAAYITGHVYPLDGGEIAGGLASR
- a CDS encoding NAD-dependent deacylase, with the protein product MASGDSIAEVAGRIRSALRITVLTGAGVSAASGVPTFRGPQGLWRNHAPEKLATPEAFESDPKLVWEWYNWRRELIAKCRPNAAHTVLAAWSRRYPRFTLITQNVDGLHEKAGAVNVVRFHGSIWEVLCRQRCPSAPARWWDDSVPLPKIPPQCPYCNGLLRPGVVWFGESIDPEVLERSLQATVCEVFMTVGTSAVVYPAAGLAREARSQGAFTVEINPESTPSSGAVDLAIQEPAEEVLPVLESLLLGSHESHGTA
- a CDS encoding CocE/NonD family hydrolase is translated as MRYPLIRSLIFVTAGILVTGLGALPQGRGGANPELIAQRNATEKALESVAVIERKLMVPMRDGKRMATDVYRPKDNSRKHPAIFVRTPYNFNYWDIRNGAPADMSTQLDAVKRGYAYVQMNERGHFFSEGNYDILGPPRTDGYDAISWIGKQPWSNGKVGTIGCSSTAEWQLGVAALGNPAFAAMIPQGFGAGVGRVGPYYEQGNWYRGGAVQMLFITWLYGEQNQVRPQFPPGMSQENLIRVSKSFDLAQQLPPVDWSQALRHLPEMDIIKAVDGPHGIFADPMPVDTGGAMIQRAPNDPAWYRGGLWHDNMTINVPGLWFMSWYDVSVGPNLAAYNYVRKTARPEIANQQYAVIAPTLHCGYKRATDNTVVGERSMGDARLDYDALTYGWFDHFLKGEDNRILDTMPKVRYYTMGINKWQTSDTWPPKGAQPMTFFLTSGGKANTLEGDGALAAAAPAADNPDRFSYDPMNPVPSYGGNVCCTGNAVAGGAFDQRKMEASRPDILVYTTEPFREGIEVSGPIDVTLYVSSDAKDTDFTVKLIDVYPDGRAYNLDENIQRLRYRDGYDKPPAWMTPDKVYKVTLQPMTTSNYFEAGHRIRIEVSSSNFPRFDRNMNTGGRNYDEVQGVVAHNAVHHSKQYPSQVTITVVKRLQ
- a CDS encoding amidohydrolase; this translates as MIERLRDEAQSLAEELIRWRRDFHRHPEIACQEHRTSAVIRQFLESLALQVRACAGTGLIGELQGMPGGKTIALRADMDALPLKEEGDKDYASENPGACHACGHDGHMAILMGAASLLSRRSGEFPGKIVFLFQPAEEKLPGGARQMIAEGALQDVDAIFGLHLWQGFPTGTVACLRGAMMASTDEFAITVAGKGGHGAMPQVAVDPILATSQLVVNLQSIVSRNVDPLQASVVTVGKIEGGFAHNIIPSQASIYGTVRTFDREIQRLIEKRIEEIMEGTCRIFGAKGILKYERGYPALVNNAAMSDLVLEVARRTLGAGCVQEAAPVMGGEDFAYYLQQVPGAFLFFGMGDGTEFPHHHPAFDIDERALPQATLLMSSLALEYLKK